In the genome of Rickettsiales bacterium, the window AATGAGTTTGAACCTGATTTACTGTATCCATAACCACATTCACTACAATCAATATACTAGTTCCTCCTAAATAAAAAGGAACTGAATATTTTGATATCAATAACTCTGGTAAAACACAAATCAAAGATAAATATGCGGCCCCTATAACTGTTATTCTGGTTAATATATAATCAAAATAAGAAGAAGTGTTATTCCCAGGGCGTCTTCCAGGTATAAAACCACCATATTTCTTAAGATTTTCTGCGGTTTCTTCAGGGTTAAAAATAATTGCTGTATAAAAAAACGAGAAAAATACTATTAACAACACATATAAAACTAAATATAAAGGCTTACCATGCCCTAAATATAAAATTATTGTATCTAAAATCCCAACCTCTTCAGAACTATCCTGACTAAAATTTGCTATTGTTAAAGGAAATAATAGTAAAGAACTTGCAAATATTGGTGGTATTACCCCTGCTGTATTAATCTTAATTGGTATATGACTATTATCACCTTCATAAATTTTATTTCCAACCTGACGACGTGGATATTGAACAGGTATTCTGCGTTGTGATCTTTCAACAAAAACAATTAAACCAATTAAAGCAATACTAATAGATAATATTATCATTATAACAAATATTGATAATGCTCCTGTTCGACCTAAATCAAATATTGCTGCTAATGCACTTGGTAGACCCGCAACTATCCCTGAAAATATAATCAAAGAAGTTCCATTACCTATACCCCGAGCTGTAATTTGCTCACCTAACCACATTAAAAAACAAGTTCCACCAGCCAAAGTAGTTACCGCAATAATCCTAAAAAACAAACCTGGATCTGTTACAGCTGCTCCAGCTGCAGTATTCATCGACTCCAAACCAACTGCTATCCCAAAAGCTTGAAATAAAGACAACAGTACTGTTGCATATCGAGTATATTGATTTACTTTCTTTTTACCAGACTCTCCCTCTTTTTTTAGCATTTCTAGAGGCTTATAAACAACAGACATAATTTGAATGATAATAGAAGCAGTGATATATGGAGTAATAGACAATGCAAAAATAGACATTCTCCCTAACGATCCACCAGAAAGCATATTAAACATTCCCAAAACACCACCAGCGTTTTGCTGCGCTAATTCTTGTAATACCAAAGAATTAATCCCGGGAACAGGTATGAATGACCCTAATCGAAATACTACTAAAGCGATCAAAGTATAAATTATTCTATTTTTTAACTCATCCGTTTTATCTAACATATCTCAACCAGGTAAGTATTATCTATATTATAAAGTTTTATATAAGTGTCAAAAATCACTATATATTTTTAAAGACCGTAGAATTAAAGCTCTTGCTCTTCTGATGGAAACACTACTTTACCACCACTTTTATTTACAATCTCAATTGCTTTAACAGAAGCAAAATCAACCTCAATAGTAGTTGGATAATTAAATTCCCCCTTAGCTAATAATTTTAAAGGCATATTATATTTCTTTATTATATTAAGATCCACCAGCATCTCTTTAGTAATTCTATCTTTACTAATTCTTCCCGATTTAATAAATTGATCCAAGTCACCTAAATTAATTACATTAAATTCTAATTTATTTATAGAATTAAATCCTCTTTTAGGAAGCCTTCTATATACAGGCATTTGACCACCCTCAAAACCTTTAACAGCTACCCCAGATCTTGCTCTTTGACCTTTATGCCCTTTTCCAGAAGTTTTACCAGCCCCAGAACCAATACCACGACCGATACGTTTAGGATTTTTTTTAGCACCAGACTGTGCAAGTAATGTATTTAATCTCATATTTTTTACCAACTCTTATGAATGCTCTACTTTAATCAGATGTTTCACTTTAGCTACCATTCCCATCACATCTGAGGTTTCAAATAAGGTACGAGAACGACCTATTTTATTCAAGCCTAAACCAATTAAAGTTTTGCGTTGAGACTTTTCTCTACCTATTGAACTACCAATCTGTGTCACAGTAACAAACTTTTTCTTACGCTCGGTTTCTTTTTTAACCATGCCTTTACCTTCTAGAACTTATTAAAATTAATATTATTAAGCTTATTCTTTAACCTTACGACTACCATATATTTCACCAACTTTTTTATGGCGTCTTTCAGCCACTTGCTTTGGTGAAGCTAATTTACTAAGAGCATCAAATGTAGCGCCAACCATATTATGAACATTAGAAGAACCTAAAGATTTAGCTACAACATCATGCAACCCTAACATTTCAAAAACAGCACGCATTGCTCCACCTGCAATAATACCAGTACCAGCTGGAGCAGATCTTAAGATAACTTTACCAGCGCCATATTGCCCTACTACATCATGATGAATTGTACGATTTTCTTTTAAATGTACTTTTATCATATCCTTTTTAGCTGCCTGAGAAGCTTTTGTCCTAGCTTCCATAACTTCTTTTGCTTTACCCAAACCGTATCCAACTCTTCCTTTGCCATCACCAGCCACAATCACTACTGAGAAACCGAATCTTCTACCACCTTTTACAACTTTAGCAACTCTTTTTACTGAAACTAACACTTCTTTATTTTCAGATTCATTGCTTGAATTTTCATTATTACGTGCCACTATGCTATCCTTTACCTTATATTAAAATGATAATACTTCTCTTGCTGCGTCAGCTAAAGCCTGAACTTTACCATGGTAAAGTTTGTCACCACGATCAAAAACTACATCCTTAACTCCAGCTTTCTGAGCTTTTTGCGCAATAAGCCGACCAACTTTAGCGGCAGACTCAACAGTAGACTTTTTTACCAAATCTTTCAACTCAACACTTCTTGTAGACGCTGCCGCTAATGTAACACCTTTTGAATCATCTATAATCTGAGCATATACATGTCCATTAGAACAAAAAACGCTTAATCTCGCTCTATCATTACGTCTTTTTCTTAATTTATATCTTACACGACTAGATAATCTAATTTTACGTGAATTTTTATCTAAACGACTACTCATAGTATTTACCTATTTTTTCTTCCCAACTTTACGAACAATAACTTCGTCACTATACTTAACACCCTTACCTTTATATGGCTCAGGTTTTCTTAAGCCTCTTATTAAAGCAGAAACTTCACCAACTAACTGCTTATCAAAACCAAAGATATCAATCTGAGTTGGCTTAGGGCATTTTATTTCTATTCCTTTTGGAATTATATATTTTATATCATGACTATAACCTAAATATATTGTAAGAATATTTCCACTAACTGCAGCTTTATAACCTACTCCATTTATTTCTAGTGTTTTAGAAAACCCCTTAGAAACACCTATAATCATATTATTGATTAATGTACGAGACAATCCCCACATTGACCTATCTTTTTTATCCTGTCCCTTAGGAGAAACTATAATTTTTCCTTCCGTTTTATTATATTCAACAATCACATTACGATTAAATGCATAACTTAAACGACCAAGTTTACCGTTTACTACAACAGAGTCATCAGATAATTCTACTGCAACTTCAGCAGGAACCATAACTGGTTGTTTTCCAATACGCGACATATTAACTTCCCCTTAGAATACTGTACATAACACTTCACCACCAACATTATGGTGGATTGCATTTTTGTCTGAAATAACGCCTTTAGGAGTTGAGATAACTGCTACCCCAAGACCATTACAGAATTTTTTTTCTTTTAAATCTTTAGTCGAATAATAAATTCTTTTTCCAGGCTTAGATATTTTTGTTATTGTTTTAATAACTCCAGAATTCTCAAAATACTTCAACTTAATATTTAATACTGATACGTTACTACGTATCTCTTCCCTTGAAAAGGAAGAAATAAATCCTTCTTCTTTTAAAACTAACAACACTGCTTCATGTAATTGAGAATAAGGCGCTTGGACATAAGCTAAGTGAGCTGATTGTCCATTTCTTATTCTAGTTAACATATCCGCTAAAGGATCACTATTGCTCATAATTTATACTCTCCTACTACCAACTTGATTTTATTACACCAGGCAATTTACCAGATGCAGCAAGCTCTCGCAACATATTTCTACAAAGCCCAAAAAAGCGGTAATTACCTCTTGGCCTACCAGTTACTGCACACCTTCTTCTAACCCTTACCAACGAACTATTTCTTGGTAACTTAGATAATTTCTGTACAGCAGCAAATCTTTCTTCCATAGGCAGATCTTTACTATAAATAATATCCTTTAACATAGATCTTTTTTTTATAGAACTAAATGCCTTAGCTGTTCTTTTTTTATTTTTATCAATCGAACTTACTTTTGCCATATTATTAAATACCTAAATCAAAGTTAATTAAACGGAAAATGCATAGCAGAAAGCAATGCCTTTGCTTCTAAATCTGTCTTTGCTGTTGTTACAATACTTATATCCATCCCTCGAATGACATCTATTTTATCATAATTTATTTCGGTAAAAACTATTTGCTCTTTCACACCAAATGAAAAGTTTCCTCTACCATCACAGTTTTTAATCGTGAAAGGCCTTAAGTCTCTACATCTAGGTAAAGCTATTAAAATTAAACGCTCTAAGAATTCATACATTCTTTTTCCACGAATTGTAACTTTACAACCAATTGGCATCTCAACTCTAGTTTTAAAAGCTGCATTTGCTTTTTTAGCCTTACAAATTACTGGCTTCTGACCTGATATTAATGTCAGATCATTAATAGCATTGTTTATAATTTTACTATCCTTTACAGCTTCGCCTACACCCATATTAATACAAATTTTAGAAATTTTGGGAATTTCCATTTTGTTTTTATAGTTAAACTCAGCTTGTAACTTTTTTATAACTGTATCTTTATACAGTACATCAAAACGATCCATCTGTTTTCCTCTTAAAGTTTTGATAAAACTTTTATAGTTTTTAGAATTATCTCCTAAAGTTAATCTATTCTATCACCACGATAGATTTATTTAGTTTCTAGCACTTCACCAGATTTCTTAGCCACTCTTACCTTCGTCCCATCTTCTAGAATTTTAAAAGATAGCTTGGTAGCTACTTTATTTATAGGATCCAAATAAGCAATATTAGAAATTCTAATCTTAGCTTCTTTCTTTACAATTCCACCAGACTCTGTTCTAGTTGGCTTCTGATGCTTAGTTATAATATTAACACCCGAAACTAATGCACGGCCCTCGGAAGGAAACATTTTTAATATTTCACCTGTTTTCCCTCTATCCTTGCCTGTGATTACTATAACTGGATCACCTTTTCTTAATTTTTGTTTTACCATTGACTTCACCATTATTATAATACCTCTGGGGCTAAAGAAATAATTTTACTAAAATTTTTATTACGCAACTCTCTACTCACTGGCCCAAAAACACGAGTACCTATAGATTCTCCCTGTTTATTAATCAATACAACAGCGTTTGAGTCAAACTTAACATAGCTGCCATCACTGCGACGCACTTCTTTAGCAATTCTCACAATAACAGCTCTATACTTCTCACCCTTCTTTACTTTTCCTCTAGGAACGGCAGACTTGACTGACACAACTATAACATCACCAATACTAGCAATCATTCTATGTGACCCACCTAAAACTTTAATACACTGCACTTGCTTTGCACCAGAATTATCAGCTACTTCTAGCCTTGTTTGCATCTGAATCATAACTTTTCCTCTTCCCTAATTATAAATTAGGCATAAACCACATGCCATTTTTTTGTTTTTGAAACTGGAGTAGACTCAATAATTTTCACTGTATCACCCTCAACATAACGATTTTCTGGATCATGAGCTGCATATTTTTTAAATACACTAACCGTTTTACCATATTTAGGATGAGAATACCTTCTCTCCACTTTTACAGATACTGTTTGTTCTGCTTTATTACTTACAACTATCCCCTGTAATATTTTCTTAGGCATCACTTCCTCCATTTGAAGAAGACATTATATTTATCAATGTTTTAATTCTAGCAACGGACTTTTTAACAACTGACACTCTAGATGTATTGCTTAAAGTTCCGTTAGTTTTTTGAAAGCGCAAATTGAATAACTCTTTCTTACTATTAGCAAGTAGAACTGTTAGTTCATCTACGGTTTTACCTTTTAATTCAGCACTCTTCATCGCTTAACTCCATACACGCTTAACAAATCTTGTTTTAATGGGTAATTTTGCACCAGCTTTTTCAAAGGCAGCTCTAGCAATGTCTTCAGGAACACCATCTAACTCAAAAAGGACCTTACCTGGCTTTACTCTACATGCCCAATATTCTGGAGCACCTTTACCTTTACCCATACGGACTTCAGCTGGTTTAGATGACACAGGAAGGTCTGGAAAAATCTTTATCCATAATTTCCCTTGACGCTTGATAAAACGAGTAATAACCCTTCTAGTTGCCTCAATTTGTCTTGCTGTTATTCTTTCAGGCTCTAACGCCTTTAATCCATAACTACCAAAAGCTAAACTAACACCAGCTTTAGCAAATCCATGAATTCTGCCTTTATGAGCTTTACGAAACTTTGTTTTCTTGGGACTTAACATATGTTAAAACCTTTTTAAAATTAAATACGTTTACTATCTACTGATTCTTTTTTAACTGAATCACCTTTATATACCCACACCTTAACACCAATCACACCATAAGTGGTATTAGCTCTAGCTACTCCATATTCTATATTAGCTCTTAAAGTATGAAGAGGAACCCTACCTTCACGATACCATTCCGTTCTAGCAATCTCCGCTCCTCCAAGACGACCAGCACAATTAACTCTGATACCCAAAGCACCAAATCTCAGAGCTGACTGCATCGACTTTTTCATTGCACGCCTAAAAGACACACGCTTTTCTAATTGTTGAGCTATTGACTCAGCAATTAAAATCGCATTAGACTCTGGCCTCCTCACTTCAACAATATTAAGATGTATTTCACAGCTAGAAAGTTTAGTTAAATGAGCTTTTATCTTTTCAATATCAGCGCCTTTACGACCTATTACAACGCCAGGCTTAGCTGTATGAATTGTTATAACTAATTTTTTAACCAAGCGCTCAATTTCTACTCTAGCAATAGAAGCTTGCTCCAGAGCCTTCCTAATATAAGCTCTAATTTTTAAATCTTCATGAAGCTGAGCTGCGTATTCTTTATTTGCATACCAAACAGATTCTGTTTGCTGATTAACGCCAATTCGTAGCCCAATAGCATTTACTTTCTGACCCATGAGTTAACTCTCCTTAACTTCAATTAATTTAATTGATAGGTTACTAAAAGGCTTTTCAATTCTAAAACCTCTACCTCTTGCTCTCGCTCTAAAACGTTTCATTACTATCGCCTTACCAACTAAAACTTCCGCAACAAACAAATTATCAATATCTAAATTATGATTGTTTTCTGCATTTGCTACAGCAGACTGCAAACACTTTAAAACATCTTTTGCTATTCTTTTCTTAGAAAAAGATAACTGCATTAATGCATTACTGACATGTAAATTTCTAATTAACCCAGCCACTAATCCTAACTTACGTGGACTTACTCTTAGGTTATTTGACATTGCGCTAGATGTATTAGCCATATTTAAATTTTTTTCTGCTTTCATAACCACCACTATTTCTTAGATTTTTTATCGCCACTATGGCCATTAAAAAGCCTTGTTGGTGAAAATTCACCAAATTTATGACCAACCATTTCTTCACGAACAGTTACAGGTATGTGTTTTTTACCATTATAGACCATGAACGTTAAACCAACAAACATTGGAATAATCGTTGATCTTCTTGACCAAATTTTTATCACCTCACGTTTGCCACTAGTAAGGATTTTAGTTGCTTTTTTTATAAGAAAACCATCAACAAACGGTCCTTTCCAAACTGATCTAGCCATATAACTTACCTACTTTCTACCTTTCTCTGAACGTCTAGATCTAAGAATAAACTTAGACGTCAACTTATTCCTACGAGTCTTTTTACCCTTAGTTGATTTACCCCAAGGAGTACATGGATGCCTCCCTCCTGAAGTTCTACCTTCACCACCACCATGTGGGTGATCAATAGGATTCATCGCCACACCACGAACAACAGGCCTCCTACCAAGCCATCTATTTCTACCAGCCTTACCTATCATTATATTCTGCTGGTCAGAGTTAGAAACCACACCAATAGTAGCCATACAATCGATAGAAACAACCCTTAACTCACCTGAGCGAAGCCTTAATTGAGCATAACCAACATCTTTACCAACTAGCTGAGCATAACAACCAGCTGATCTCGCAATCTGAGCACCTTTGCCAGGCTTCATTTCTATATTATGAACAATAGTTCCAATTGGAATGCTTTTTAATGGCAAAGCATTTCCTATTTTAATATCAACATTCACACCAGAAACAACCTTATCACCAACAACTAGTTTTTGAGGGGCTATGATATAAGACATTTCTCCGTCTACGTATTTAATTAAGGCAATGAAAGCTGTACGATTTGGGTCATACTCGATTCTCTCTATACTCGCTTCCACATCAATTTTATTACGCCTAAAATCAACAATACGATATTTTTGTTTATGACCGCCACCCTTATGCCAAGATGTAATTCTACCTTGGTTATTTCTTCCACCAGTAGAATTCTTACCTACAGTTAAAGTTTTTAATGGCTTACCTTTCCACAACTTAGAACGATCAACTATAATAGTCCCACGAAGTGATGGCGTTACTGGATTAAACGTTTTTAAAGACATTCTATACCCCTGATGTAAAATCTATTGTTTGGCCCTGCTTCAAAGTGACAACAGCTTTTTTTTGCCCTTTTCTAAACCCTTCACGGCCTTTGAACATTTTTCTTTTTCCTTTAAGATTAGACATATTCACTTGCAAAACCTGAACATTAAATATAGCCTCAACAGCTTTTTTAACCTTGTTCTTATTAGCGAAAGGAGAAACCTCAAAAGAAAACTTACCTAATTCCGTAACAGCCGCAGCTTTTTCAGTAATTATAGGTTTTTTAATAATATCATAATAATCTGCATTTATCGTAGTCATTACTGTAACCTTTCCTCCAAAGCGCTTAATGCTTCCGTAGTTAATATTACTACATCATGCTTTAAAATATCATAAACATTCGCACCAATAGTTGGCAAAATATCAATATTCATTAAATTATCTGCTGCCCTCATAAAATTTCGGTCCGTCATTTTTCCATCAATTAATAAAATTGACTTACAAGCAAAATTATTTAACTTAACATTCAACAAAGATGTTTTTGGCTCACTCAACACAGCACGATCCAAAACTATCAACTTCTTATCAGCTAACTTACTAGACAATGCTATTTTTAAACCTAACTTTCTAACTTTTTTAGGCAAATTAGTTTCATGCGAACGAACTACAGGCCCAAAAATCACTGCTCCACCCTTGCATTGAGGAGCTCGTAAAGTTCCTAGGCGAGCATTACCTGTACCTTTCTGCTTATAAGGCTTTTTGCCAGTCCCCGAAACCTCACTCAAACCTTTTGTCTTATGGGTACCACTTTGCTTTCTTGATCTCTGCCAATTAACTACACTATGCAATATATCAGACCT includes:
- the rplO gene encoding 50S ribosomal protein L15; the encoded protein is MRLNTLLAQSGAKKNPKRIGRGIGSGAGKTSGKGHKGQRARSGVAVKGFEGGQMPVYRRLPKRGFNSINKLEFNVINLGDLDQFIKSGRISKDRITKEMLVDLNIIKKYNMPLKLLAKGEFNYPTTIEVDFASVKAIEIVNKSGGKVVFPSEEQEL
- the rpsE gene encoding 30S ribosomal protein S5, which translates into the protein MARNNENSSNESENKEVLVSVKRVAKVVKGGRRFGFSVVIVAGDGKGRVGYGLGKAKEVMEARTKASQAAKKDMIKVHLKENRTIHHDVVGQYGAGKVILRSAPAGTGIIAGGAMRAVFEMLGLHDVVAKSLGSSNVHNMVGATFDALSKLASPKQVAERRHKKVGEIYGSRKVKE
- the rpsS gene encoding 30S ribosomal protein S19; translation: MARSVWKGPFVDGFLIKKATKILTSGKREVIKIWSRRSTIIPMFVGLTFMVYNGKKHIPVTVREEMVGHKFGEFSPTRLFNGHSGDKKSKK
- the rplD gene encoding 50S ribosomal protein L4; the protein is MKVAVRNLDNQVVGEVSLKEDIYGQAIRSDILHSVVNWQRSRKQSGTHKTKGLSEVSGTGKKPYKQKGTGNARLGTLRAPQCKGGAVIFGPVVRSHETNLPKKVRKLGLKIALSSKLADKKLIVLDRAVLSEPKTSLLNVKLNNFACKSILLIDGKMTDRNFMRAADNLMNIDILPTIGANVYDILKHDVVILTTEALSALEERLQ
- the secY gene encoding preprotein translocase subunit SecY — protein: MLDKTDELKNRIIYTLIALVVFRLGSFIPVPGINSLVLQELAQQNAGGVLGMFNMLSGGSLGRMSIFALSITPYITASIIIQIMSVVYKPLEMLKKEGESGKKKVNQYTRYATVLLSLFQAFGIAVGLESMNTAAGAAVTDPGLFFRIIAVTTLAGGTCFLMWLGEQITARGIGNGTSLIIFSGIVAGLPSALAAIFDLGRTGALSIFVIMIILSISIALIGLIVFVERSQRRIPVQYPRRQVGNKIYEGDNSHIPIKINTAGVIPPIFASSLLLFPLTIANFSQDSSEEVGILDTIILYLGHGKPLYLVLYVLLIVFFSFFYTAIIFNPEETAENLKKYGGFIPGRRPGNNTSSYFDYILTRITVIGAAYLSLICVLPELLISKYSVPFYLGGTSILIVVNVVMDTVNQVQTHLFAKQYQGLLKKSNKGRK
- the rplF gene encoding 50S ribosomal protein L6, with translation MSRIGKQPVMVPAEVAVELSDDSVVVNGKLGRLSYAFNRNVIVEYNKTEGKIIVSPKGQDKKDRSMWGLSRTLINNMIIGVSKGFSKTLEINGVGYKAAVSGNILTIYLGYSHDIKYIIPKGIEIKCPKPTQIDIFGFDKQLVGEVSALIRGLRKPEPYKGKGVKYSDEVIVRKVGKKK
- the rplE gene encoding 50S ribosomal protein L5, with amino-acid sequence MDRFDVLYKDTVIKKLQAEFNYKNKMEIPKISKICINMGVGEAVKDSKIINNAINDLTLISGQKPVICKAKKANAAFKTRVEMPIGCKVTIRGKRMYEFLERLILIALPRCRDLRPFTIKNCDGRGNFSFGVKEQIVFTEINYDKIDVIRGMDISIVTTAKTDLEAKALLSAMHFPFN
- the rplW gene encoding 50S ribosomal protein L23; the encoded protein is MTTINADYYDIIKKPIITEKAAAVTELGKFSFEVSPFANKNKVKKAVEAIFNVQVLQVNMSNLKGKRKMFKGREGFRKGQKKAVVTLKQGQTIDFTSGV
- the rpmD gene encoding 50S ribosomal protein L30, with the protein product MVKKETERKKKFVTVTQIGSSIGREKSQRKTLIGLGLNKIGRSRTLFETSDVMGMVAKVKHLIKVEHS
- the rplX gene encoding 50S ribosomal protein L24 — encoded protein: MVKQKLRKGDPVIVITGKDRGKTGEILKMFPSEGRALVSGVNIITKHQKPTRTESGGIVKKEAKIRISNIAYLDPINKVATKLSFKILEDGTKVRVAKKSGEVLETK
- the rplR gene encoding 50S ribosomal protein L18, giving the protein MSSRLDKNSRKIRLSSRVRYKLRKRRNDRARLSVFCSNGHVYAQIIDDSKGVTLAAASTRSVELKDLVKKSTVESAAKVGRLIAQKAQKAGVKDVVFDRGDKLYHGKVQALADAAREVLSF
- the rplB gene encoding 50S ribosomal protein L2 gives rise to the protein MSLKTFNPVTPSLRGTIIVDRSKLWKGKPLKTLTVGKNSTGGRNNQGRITSWHKGGGHKQKYRIVDFRRNKIDVEASIERIEYDPNRTAFIALIKYVDGEMSYIIAPQKLVVGDKVVSGVNVDIKIGNALPLKSIPIGTIVHNIEMKPGKGAQIARSAGCYAQLVGKDVGYAQLRLRSGELRVVSIDCMATIGVVSNSDQQNIMIGKAGRNRWLGRRPVVRGVAMNPIDHPHGGGEGRTSGGRHPCTPWGKSTKGKKTRRNKLTSKFILRSRRSEKGRK
- the rpsH gene encoding 30S ribosomal protein S8 yields the protein MSNSDPLADMLTRIRNGQSAHLAYVQAPYSQLHEAVLLVLKEEGFISSFSREEIRSNVSVLNIKLKYFENSGVIKTITKISKPGKRIYYSTKDLKEKKFCNGLGVAVISTPKGVISDKNAIHHNVGGEVLCTVF
- the rplP gene encoding 50S ribosomal protein L16 gives rise to the protein MLSPKKTKFRKAHKGRIHGFAKAGVSLAFGSYGLKALEPERITARQIEATRRVITRFIKRQGKLWIKIFPDLPVSSKPAEVRMGKGKGAPEYWACRVKPGKVLFELDGVPEDIARAAFEKAGAKLPIKTRFVKRVWS
- the rpmC gene encoding 50S ribosomal protein L29, producing MKSAELKGKTVDELTVLLANSKKELFNLRFQKTNGTLSNTSRVSVVKKSVARIKTLINIMSSSNGGSDA
- the rpsC gene encoding 30S ribosomal protein S3, with amino-acid sequence MGQKVNAIGLRIGVNQQTESVWYANKEYAAQLHEDLKIRAYIRKALEQASIARVEIERLVKKLVITIHTAKPGVVIGRKGADIEKIKAHLTKLSSCEIHLNIVEVRRPESNAILIAESIAQQLEKRVSFRRAMKKSMQSALRFGALGIRVNCAGRLGGAEIARTEWYREGRVPLHTLRANIEYGVARANTTYGVIGVKVWVYKGDSVKKESVDSKRI
- the rpsN gene encoding 30S ribosomal protein S14, which codes for MAKVSSIDKNKKRTAKAFSSIKKRSMLKDIIYSKDLPMEERFAAVQKLSKLPRNSSLVRVRRRCAVTGRPRGNYRFFGLCRNMLRELAASGKLPGVIKSSW
- the rpsQ gene encoding 30S ribosomal protein S17 translates to MPKKILQGIVVSNKAEQTVSVKVERRYSHPKYGKTVSVFKKYAAHDPENRYVEGDTVKIIESTPVSKTKKWHVVYA
- the rplV gene encoding 50S ribosomal protein L22; the protein is MKAEKNLNMANTSSAMSNNLRVSPRKLGLVAGLIRNLHVSNALMQLSFSKKRIAKDVLKCLQSAVANAENNHNLDIDNLFVAEVLVGKAIVMKRFRARARGRGFRIEKPFSNLSIKLIEVKES
- the rplN gene encoding 50S ribosomal protein L14, which codes for MIQMQTRLEVADNSGAKQVQCIKVLGGSHRMIASIGDVIVVSVKSAVPRGKVKKGEKYRAVIVRIAKEVRRSDGSYVKFDSNAVVLINKQGESIGTRVFGPVSRELRNKNFSKIISLAPEVL